The Brassica napus cultivar Da-Ae chromosome C7, Da-Ae, whole genome shotgun sequence genome has a segment encoding these proteins:
- the LOC106381989 gene encoding uncharacterized protein LOC106381989 — protein sequence MMGYISLQSWSRGASTSLHLLPPVGPYPKLYDAGAVKFDVRASSSRKSLKKQRRESQQGKDITTRSITEVDQEEEVIAQVDADTSTSKASINVVAAPRDKVLQACTVTSGLMAALGLVIRKASHVASTEGLPIPDCSADIPFGFETWHLGLIAGTVVLISSSRFLLLKSWPDFADSSEAANQQILTSLEPLDYLVVASLPGISEEMLFRGGLMPLFGTGWVSIVGVGLIFGLLHLGSGRKYSFAAWASVVGIVYGYAAVLSSSLVVPMASHALNNLVGGLLWRYSSSSNFKSLE from the exons ATGATGGGTTACATCTCTCTGCAATCTTGGAGCAGAGGAGCTTCAACTTCTCTTCATCTACTTCCTCCAG TTGGTCCGTACCCTAAGCTATATGATGCTGGAGCAGTCAAGTTTGATGTGAGAGCCTCTTCGAGTCGTAAATCGCTTAAGAAACAAAGAAGAGAGTCTCAACAAGGTAAAGACATAACCACACGAAGTATTACAGAAGtagatcaagaagaagaagtaattGCTCAAGTTGATGCTGACACTTCAACTTCAAAGGCCTCTATCAATGTTGTTGCTGCTCCTCGAGACAAAGTGCTTCAAGCTTGTACTGTAACTTCCGGTTTAATGGCTGCACTGGGCCTTGTCATCAGGAAG GCTTCTCATGTTGCTTCGACTGAAGGGTTACCAATCCCTGACTGCTCTGCAGATATACCAT TTGGGTTCGAAACTTGGCATCTCGGGTTAATTGCTGGAACGGTTGTGTTGATATCATCAAGCAGGTTCTTGCTACTAAAGTCTTGGCCAGATTTTGCTGATTCAAGTGAAGCTGCAAACCAACAG ATCCTCACTTCGCTTGAACCATTAGACTACCTTGTTGTTGCTTCTTTACCTGGAATCAGCGAg GAGATGCTGTTTAGAGGTGGGTTGATGCCTTTGTTTGGAACCGGTTGGGTCAGCATTGTTGGAGTTGGACTCATCTTCGGTTTACTTCATCTTGGAAGCGGAAGAAAGTACTCCTTTGCGGCTTG GGCGTCGGTTGTGGGTATAGTCTACGGTTACGCAGCGGTTCTGTCGTCGAGTCTTGTCGTTCCGATGGCTTCTCATGCACTCAACAATTTGGTCGGAGGTTTGCTGTGGCGTTATAGTAGTAGTTCCAATTTCAAGTCATTAGAGTGA
- the LOC125590611 gene encoding epoxide hydrolase B-like codes for MQSDLLTPRPPCERVVPPSEETTLDDGSNPELRQGPAILFLHGFPDLWYSWRRQLLSFAGLGYRAIAPDLRGYGDSDSPPSHESYTVLHVVRDLVGLLDSLGVDRVFLLGHDWGAIVAWWMCMIRPDLFDLQFSLLL; via the exons ATGCAATCCGATCTTCTCACGCCACGGCCTCCATGCGAGCGCGTCGTCCCTCCAAGCGAGGAAACCACCTTGGATGATGGCTCCAATCCAGAGCTCCGACAAG GTCCAGCGATCCTCTTCCTCCACGGCTTCCCCGATCTCTGGTACTCTTGGCGCCGCCAGCTCCTCTCTTTCGCCGGCTTAGGCTACCGCGCGATCGCCCCCGATCTCCGAGGTTACGGAGATTCCGACTCTCCCCCGTCACATGAATCGTACACCGTGCTCCACGTCGTCAGAGACCTCGTCGGGCTGCTGGACTCGCTCGGCGTTGACCGGGTGTTCCTCTTGGGCCACGACTGGGGAGCGATCGTGGCGTGGTGGATGTGTATGATCAGGCCGGATCTGTTCGATCTCcaattctctcttcttctctag
- the LOC106381988 gene encoding regulator of G-protein signaling 1 isoform X1, with protein sequence MGGGCAKHGGCLSDYFAVVIAVICFFVLLSRSVFPCLIHKAPRTNSSSFWIPVIQVFSSFNLLFSIVMSVNLLQFKSHHWRRYCYLWAVWVEGPLGFGLLMSCRITQAFQLYFIFVKKRLPPVKSYVFLPLVLLPWIFGAAIIHARKPLSNECHLGLQWTFPVAGLHALYVLALVAFTRAVRHVEFRFDELKDLWKGILVSAASVVIWVTAFVLNEILTEISWLQVASRFVLLVTGGVLVVVFFSISSNQPLLSQISLKKKDNFEFQRMSLALGIPDSGLLFRKEEFRPVDPNEPLDKLLLNKRFRQSLMEFADSCYAGETLHFYEEVYEHGKIPEGDSIRRIYMARHIMEKFIVAGAEMEVNLSHKTRQEILTTQDLTHPDLFKNALNEVMQLIKMNLLRDYWSSIYFIKFKEEESCDKEGWSFSPPRISSVQGSDDPFYQEHLSKSPPTSRCTSPG encoded by the exons ATGGGGGGTGGATGCGCTAAACATGGAGGTTGTCTTAGCGATTACTTCGCCGTTGTCATAGCTGTTATCTGCTTCTTCGT GCTTTTGTCTCGATCGGTCTTTCCATGTTTGATACACAAGGCTCCTCGTACTAACAGTAGCAGCTTCTGGATCCCTGTCATTCAAGTCTTCTCCAGTTTCAACCTCCTCTTCTCCATTGTG atGTCAGTCAATCTGCTTCAGTTCAAGTCGCATCATTGGCGGCGATATTGCTATCTTTGGGCAG TGTGGGTGGAAGGACCACTTGGATTCGGTTTGCTCATGAGCTGCCGTATTACTCAGGCCTTTCAACTCTACTTCATATTCGTCAA GAAACGTCTACCACCTGTAAAGTCATACGTCTTTCTCCCCCTTGTTTTGTTGCCATGGATCTTCGGAGCTGCAA TAATCCATGCAAGAAAGCCTCTCAGCAACGAATGCCACTTGGGTCTTCAATGGACTTTCCCAGTTGCAGGCCTCCATGCTCTTTACGTCCTCGCTTTAGTTGCATTCACAAGAGCCGTCCGTCACGTAGAGTTTCGTTTTGATGAGCTTAAAGATCTCTGGAAAGGGATTCTCGTCTCAGCTGCTTCAGTCGTTATATGGGTGACAGCGTTTGTGTTGAATGAGATTCTCACAGAAATCTCTTGGCTTCAAGTCGCTTCAAGATTTGTGCTCTTAGTCACG GGTGGGGTTCTTGTGGTTGTCTTCTTTTCCATCTCGAGCAATCAACCTCTCCTCTCACAAATCAGCCTTAAGAAGAAAGACAACTTTGAGTTTCAGAGAATGAGTCTAGCTCTAGGCATACCTGATAGTGGTTTGTTATTTCGAAAGGAGGAGTTTCGACCTGTTGATCCTAATGAGCCGCTTGATAAGCTTCTTCTCAATAAAAGGTTTCGCCAATCTCTTATGGAGTTTGCGGATAG TTGCTACGCTGGAGAAACGTTGCATTTCTATGAAGAAGTGTATGAACATGGTAAAATACCTGAAGGTGATTCGATAAGAAGAATCTACATGGCTCGACATATCATGGAGAAGTTCATCGTCGCAG GAGCGGAAATGGAAGTGAACTTATCACATAAAACCAGGCAAGAGATCTTGACCACTCAAGACCTAACTCACCCTGATCTCTTCAAGAACGCATTAAATGAAGTGATGCAATTGATCAAGATG AACCTGTTGAGAGATTACTGGTCATCCATCTacttcatcaagttcaaggaagaagaaagCTGCGATAAGGAAGGATGGAGTTTCTCTCCTCCAAGGATAAGTTCAGTTCAAGGCTCTGATGATCCTTTCTATCAAGAACATTTGTCAAAGAGTCCCCCCACTTCCAGATGCACTAGTCCCGGTTAA
- the LOC106381988 gene encoding regulator of G-protein signaling 1 isoform X2, with product MGGGCAKHGGCLSDYFAVVIAVICFFVLLSRSVFPCLIHKAPRTNSSSFWIPVIQVFSSFNLLFSIMSVNLLQFKSHHWRRYCYLWAVWVEGPLGFGLLMSCRITQAFQLYFIFVKKRLPPVKSYVFLPLVLLPWIFGAAIIHARKPLSNECHLGLQWTFPVAGLHALYVLALVAFTRAVRHVEFRFDELKDLWKGILVSAASVVIWVTAFVLNEILTEISWLQVASRFVLLVTGGVLVVVFFSISSNQPLLSQISLKKKDNFEFQRMSLALGIPDSGLLFRKEEFRPVDPNEPLDKLLLNKRFRQSLMEFADSCYAGETLHFYEEVYEHGKIPEGDSIRRIYMARHIMEKFIVAGAEMEVNLSHKTRQEILTTQDLTHPDLFKNALNEVMQLIKMNLLRDYWSSIYFIKFKEEESCDKEGWSFSPPRISSVQGSDDPFYQEHLSKSPPTSRCTSPG from the exons ATGGGGGGTGGATGCGCTAAACATGGAGGTTGTCTTAGCGATTACTTCGCCGTTGTCATAGCTGTTATCTGCTTCTTCGT GCTTTTGTCTCGATCGGTCTTTCCATGTTTGATACACAAGGCTCCTCGTACTAACAGTAGCAGCTTCTGGATCCCTGTCATTCAAGTCTTCTCCAGTTTCAACCTCCTCTTCTCCATT atGTCAGTCAATCTGCTTCAGTTCAAGTCGCATCATTGGCGGCGATATTGCTATCTTTGGGCAG TGTGGGTGGAAGGACCACTTGGATTCGGTTTGCTCATGAGCTGCCGTATTACTCAGGCCTTTCAACTCTACTTCATATTCGTCAA GAAACGTCTACCACCTGTAAAGTCATACGTCTTTCTCCCCCTTGTTTTGTTGCCATGGATCTTCGGAGCTGCAA TAATCCATGCAAGAAAGCCTCTCAGCAACGAATGCCACTTGGGTCTTCAATGGACTTTCCCAGTTGCAGGCCTCCATGCTCTTTACGTCCTCGCTTTAGTTGCATTCACAAGAGCCGTCCGTCACGTAGAGTTTCGTTTTGATGAGCTTAAAGATCTCTGGAAAGGGATTCTCGTCTCAGCTGCTTCAGTCGTTATATGGGTGACAGCGTTTGTGTTGAATGAGATTCTCACAGAAATCTCTTGGCTTCAAGTCGCTTCAAGATTTGTGCTCTTAGTCACG GGTGGGGTTCTTGTGGTTGTCTTCTTTTCCATCTCGAGCAATCAACCTCTCCTCTCACAAATCAGCCTTAAGAAGAAAGACAACTTTGAGTTTCAGAGAATGAGTCTAGCTCTAGGCATACCTGATAGTGGTTTGTTATTTCGAAAGGAGGAGTTTCGACCTGTTGATCCTAATGAGCCGCTTGATAAGCTTCTTCTCAATAAAAGGTTTCGCCAATCTCTTATGGAGTTTGCGGATAG TTGCTACGCTGGAGAAACGTTGCATTTCTATGAAGAAGTGTATGAACATGGTAAAATACCTGAAGGTGATTCGATAAGAAGAATCTACATGGCTCGACATATCATGGAGAAGTTCATCGTCGCAG GAGCGGAAATGGAAGTGAACTTATCACATAAAACCAGGCAAGAGATCTTGACCACTCAAGACCTAACTCACCCTGATCTCTTCAAGAACGCATTAAATGAAGTGATGCAATTGATCAAGATG AACCTGTTGAGAGATTACTGGTCATCCATCTacttcatcaagttcaaggaagaagaaagCTGCGATAAGGAAGGATGGAGTTTCTCTCCTCCAAGGATAAGTTCAGTTCAAGGCTCTGATGATCCTTTCTATCAAGAACATTTGTCAAAGAGTCCCCCCACTTCCAGATGCACTAGTCCCGGTTAA
- the LOC106365728 gene encoding uncharacterized protein LOC106365728 — protein MAMKRNGKSPASSESDESVMFFRDVSLGPHETRLRFRLIHFWEAQNPVKKTLIGLEMLLIDEQGTVIQGFIPPGRIKKYLPEMKRGSVYELINFYGSKNKPMYRVADHIATVSFAWNSELSVLHDIPIPFDEDRFRMHSYEDFEANCDLKGDLYDVLGHMKLVDGQALTERPTIDEAKLATTRHIMVHVQSHEGPVMKLYLWDQAATDFCKKFKSYENTPTVLLVTAVNTKRLGGNLALSSMSPTRVFMDYDVQPTIDYFAWLSSNPEIAKQVSAEVVTKRETMTISDIFSYMTLESAKDAFFECTATIDDVVHGSAWYYIACTGCHSKATKGANSLICTNPRCVKDTTAGVAQYRAKISVYDSSEQGFFVLLGDAGFQLTGRHASELVSSYFEANKDKGPDHEVPVPEALISIVGQTHKFCVKVTDHNFSGNTRAITVTKILPPETSSPTKGSVDNAIAATSMEAVQTGSEVCGPSKSRGDSADEESKRTFDSVDPEKVKRARCEK, from the exons ATGGCGATGAAACGAAATGGAAAGTCTCCTGCGTCTTCCGAGTCTGACGAATCagtgatgttcttcagagatgtCTCTCTCGGTCCCCATGAAACCCGGTTGCGATTCCGACTCATCCATTTCTGGGAGGCTCAGAACCCGGTGAAGAAGACCCTTATTGGTCTGGAAATGCTTCTCATCGACGAGCAG GGAACTGTCATTCAAGGATTCATCCCACCAGGTCGTATTAAGAAATACCTGCCTGAGATGAAGCGAGGTTCAGTTTACGAACTCATCAACTTCTACGGATCGAAGAACAAACCGATGTATCGGGTTGCTGATCATATCGCAACCGTGTCCTTCGCATGGAACTCTGAGTTGTCGGTTCTTCACGACATTCCAATCCCTTTTGATGAAGACCGTTTCAGGATGCATTCGTATGAGGATTTTGAGGCCAACTGTGATCTCAAAGGTGACCTCTACG ATGTTCTTGGCCACATGAAGCTGGTTGATGGACAGGCTCTTACCGAGCGTCCCACCATTGATGAAGCGAAGCTCGCTACCACTCGGCACATTATGGTTCACGTGCAATCACATGA AGGACCTGTTATGAAGCTTTACCTCTGGGACCAGGCAGCAACGGACTTCTGCAAGAAGTTTAAGTCCTATGAAAACACTCCCACAGTTCTTTTGGTCACAGCTGTTAACACTAAACGTCTCGGAG GTAACCTGGCACTGAGTTCTATGTCTCCCACACGGGTTTTCATGGACTATGATGTGCAACCAACAATTGATTACTTCGCGTG GCTCTCCTCGAACCCAGAGATTGCTAAGCAGGTTAGTGCAGAGGTGGTCACTAAGCGGGAGACGATGACCATATCTGACATCTTCTCCTACATGACTCTGGAATCTGCAAAG GATGCCTTTTTTGAGTGCACTGCCACGATTGATGATGTGGTTCATGGATCTGCTTGGTACTATATTGCATGCACTGGGTGTCATAGTAAGGCTACCAAAGGCGCAAATTCATTGATTTGCACGAACCCAAGATGTGTGAAGGATACCACAGCTGGAGTTGCACA GTACCGTGCAAAGATTTCGGTCTATGACAGCAGTGAACAAGGTTTCTTTGTCCTGCTTGGTGATGCTGGTTTTCAGTTGACTGGGAGGCATGCATCTGAGTTGGTCAGCAGCTACTTTGAG GCCAATAAAGACAAAGGTCCTGACCATGAAGTGCCTGTCCCGGAAGCTCTGATCAGCATAGTCGGACAGACCCATAAGTTCTGTGTAAAAGTTACAGACCACAACTTCTCTGGCAACACCCGAGCAATCACTGTGACCAAGATCCTCCCTCCGGAGACATCATCACCCACAAAAGGCTCCGTTGATAACGCTATTGCTGCAACATCCATGGAAGCAGTGCAGACTGGAAGTGAAGTGTGTGGGCCTTCAAAAAGCCGTGGAGATTCTGCAGATGAAGAGAGTAAGAGAACGTTTGACAGTGTTGATCCAGAGAAAGTCAAACGGGCAAGGTGTGAGAAATAA
- the LOC111207891 gene encoding ultraviolet-B receptor UVR8-like, whose product MDATSSGTPGLQYHNIPEQPASPPVKRQKRQCFGESTTPGEFPLAANPSIVLHVLTECRLDPRDLANLEATCSFFSQPANFAPDCSLSIAELAALDMCNKRVIFKPMNEEEREEMKRRCGGSWKLVLRFLLAGEACCRREKSQAIAGPGHSIAVTSKGEVYTFGYNNSGQLGHGHTEEEARILPVRSLQGIRIIQAAAGAGRTMLISDSGNVYFCGKDSFGEAEYGGQGSKEVTTPQLVTSLKNIFVVQAAIGNFFTAVLSREGKVYTFSWGNDGRLGHQTEANDVEPRPLLGALENVPVVQIAAGYCYLLALACLPNGSMSVYSVGCGLGGKLGHGSKTDEKYPRLIEQFQVLNIQPRVVAAGAWHAAVVGQDGRVCTWGWGRYGCLGHGNEECESVPKVVEGLSHVKAVHVATGDYTTFVVSEDGDVYSFGCGESASLGHHIAADEQGNRNGNVLSPAVVTSLKQVKERMVQISLTNSIYWNAHTFALSESGKLFAFGAGDKGQLGADLGRDQTERCVPEKVNIDLS is encoded by the exons ATGGATGCTACATCGAGTGGAACTCCAGGCTTGCAGTACCATAACATACCGGAGCAACCTGCTTCTCCTCCTGTAAAGAGGCAAAAACGCCAATGCTTTGGAGAGTCAACTACTCCTGGAGAGTTTCCTTTAGCAGCTAACCCTTCCATTGTCCTTCACGTTCTCACTGAATGTAGATTGGATCCTCGTGACCTCGCCAATCTTGAG GCAACATGTTCGTTCTTTAGCCAGCCAGCGAACTTTGCGCCGGACTGTAGTTTATCTATAGCCGAGCTCGCTGCTCTAGACATGTGTAATAAAAGGGTGATTTTCAAACCGATGAATGAAGAAGAACGCGAAGAAATGAAACGTAGATGCGGAGGGTCATGGAAACTTGTACTTAGGTTCTTGCTGGCTGGTGAAGCGTGTTGTAGAAGAGAGAAGTCTCAAGCTATTGCTGGTCCTGGTCACAGCATTGCCGTCACTTCAAAAGGAGAAGTTTATACTTTCGGTTATAATAACTCTGGACAGCTAGGACATGGTCATACCGAGGAAGAAGCTCGCATTTTGCCCGTCAG ATCATTACAGGGCATCCGAATCATCCAAGCAGCAGCTGGTGCTGGCCGTACAATGCTAATAAGCGATAGTGGAAACGTCTACTTCTGTGGGAAAGACTCCTTCGGTGAAGCTGAATACGGAGGGCAAGGTTCTAAAGAGGTCACAACTCCTCAGCTTGTAACatctttaaaaaacatattCGTTGTGCAAGCGGCTATTGGAAACTTCTTTACCGCTGTTCTCTCACGAGAAGGGAAGGTTTATACATTCTCCTGGGGAAACGATGGTAGACTCGGACACCAAACCGAGGCTAATGATGTCGAGCCACGTCCTTTGTTAGGGGCGCTCGAGAATGTACCCGTTGTGCAGATTGCTGCTGGTTATTGCTACCTTCTTGCCTTAGCTTGTCTACCAAATGGCAGCAT GTCGGTTTATTCGGTTGGTTGTGGTTTGGGAGGCAAGCTTGGTCACGGGTCAAAAACCGATGAGAAGTATCCTCGGCTTATCGAGCAGTTTCAGGTGTTGAACATTCAACCTAGGGTAGTTGCAGCGGGTGCGTGGCATGCGGCGGTGGTAGGTCAGGACGGAAGAGTGTGTACCTGGGGTTGGGGAAGGTACGGTTGCTTAGGACACGGTAACGAGGAGTGTGAGTCAGTGCCTAAAGTCGTTGAAGGGCTAAGCCATGTCAAGGCGGTTCATGTAGCAACGGGAGACTACACTACTTTTGTTGTCTCGGAAGATGGAGATGTTTACTCGTTTGGTTGTGGCGAATCCGCTAGTCTCGGTCACCATATAGCCGCTGATGAACAG GGTAATAGAAATGGGAATGTGCTGAGTCCAGCGGTAGTAACATCGCTGAAGCAAGTGAAGGAGAGGATGGTTCAGATTAGTCTAACGAACTCTATATATTGGAACGCTCATACGTTTGCGCTCTCGGAGTCAGGGAAGCTATTCGCGTTTGGTGCGGGTGATAAGGGTCAGCTTGGAGCAGACCTTGGTCGTGACCAGACAGAAAGGTGTGTACCCGAGAAAGTAAATATCGATCTCAGTTAG
- the LOC106408151 gene encoding uncharacterized protein LOC106408151 translates to MAHVHLALLLLLFVAVVVSAVDKPSTITSGAPTTAPTNVAKAPGGNDNKDAAATPGAVAGSMGSDSSNANYPPPQPPSGNDATAMVGFCYFVAVAMVGSFFFLCDVILM, encoded by the exons ATGGCGCACGTTCACTTAGCTCTCCTCCTTCTCCTCTTTGTCGCCGTGGTTGTCTCAGCTGTTGATAAACCCTCGACGATCACCTCTGGAGCCCCCACAACAGCTCCGACCAATGTAGCTAAAGCTCCAGGAGGTAATGACAACAAGGATGCAGCTGCTACTCCCGGAGCAGTTGCTGGATCTATGGGAAGCGATTCTTCGAACGCAAACTATCCGCCACCTCAACCACCTTCCGGAAACGACGCTACCGCCATGGTtggattttgttattttgtagCTGTTGCCATGGTTGGATCGTTCTTCTTTTTATGCGATGTGATTTTG ATGTAA